Below is a genomic region from Syntrophorhabdales bacterium.
TCTCAATGTCGGCATGCTCGACAGAAAAAAGAGGGAGTTCACTTTGAATGACGTTCAGATGAACCCTTGGGCAAGCATGCTGCATTTCGCCGACACGCTGAAAAAGCATACTGTAGTTCCCGAGCTTGAAATCTATGATACGGCCATGATCAATAACGCTCTGGTACTCCGGTCGCTAGATGCGCTTGGCGAGCCGCTCCACTTTCAGTTTGTACTTGGTGTACTGGGTGGACTGCAGGCAACAGCAGAAAATCTTGTATTCCTGAAAAACTCCATACCGCCAAACGCTACATGGTCGCTGATTGCAGCAGGTCTCAATATTTACACATTAGGAGCTGTGGCAATAGCACTCGGCGGACATGTGAGAACCGGGCTCGAGGACGGCGTGCACATTGAAAAAGGTGTGCTCGCCAATGACAGCGCCCAGATGGTCGCGAAAATCGCACGTATTTCTAAAGAGATGGGACGTGAT
It encodes:
- a CDS encoding 3-keto-5-aminohexanoate cleavage protein, translating into MEKLIITAAVAGALTTRQHNPNLPHTPEEIARAAIDSCKAGASVVHLHARDPVTGHPLQKAELFAKIIRIIRSECDIVINTSTGGGPGIALEDRIGIIPELATDPEVKPEMASLNCGSLNVGMLDRKKREFTLNDVQMNPWASMLHFADTLKKHTVVPELEIYDTAMINNALVLRSLDALGEPLHFQFVLGVLGGLQATAENLVFLKNSIPPNATWSLIAAGLNIYTLGAVAIALGGHVRTGLEDGVHIEKGVLANDSAQMVAKIARISKEMGRD